A window from Lachnoanaerobaculum umeaense encodes these proteins:
- the adhE gene encoding bifunctional acetaldehyde-CoA/alcohol dehydrogenase: MADKNFIVDDIDKLSVKMKELREAQREFATYSQEQVDKIFYEVAMAVNKARFELAKMAVEETGMGVLEDKVIKNHYAAEYIYNAYKDTKTCGVIEEDKIFGIKKIAEPIGVIAAVIPTTNPTSTAIFKILLALKTRNAIIISPHPKAKDCTNYTAKLMLEKAVEAGAPKGIIGWIDVPSLELTNEVMHEADIILATGGPGMVKSAYSSGKPAIGVGAGNTPVIIDETADIKMAVNSIIHSKTFDNGMICASEQSVTVMESVYSEVKKEFACRGCYFLKKDEIDKVRKTIIVGGSLNAKIVGQSAFKIAEMAGVKVPENTKILIGEVESVDISEEFAHEKLSPVLAMYKAKTFDEAIAKAERLVADGGYGHTSAIYIDVNQKEKLAIHESAMKTCRILVNTPAAHGGIGDLYNFKLAPSLTLGCGSWGGNSVSENVGVKHLVNIKTVAQRRENMLWLRTPEKVYFKRGCLPVALDELGSVMHKKRAFIVTDTFLYKNGYTEVITKKLDEMGIRHACFYDVTPDPTLQCAREGVKAMTSFEPDVIIALGGGSAMDAAKIMWVMYEHPEVNFEDMAMDFMDIRKRVYKFPKMGEKAYFVAVPTSSGTGSEVTPFAIITDADTGIKWPIADYEILPNMAIVDVDNMMDQPKGLTAASGIDVLTHALEAYVSIMATDYTDGLALRAMKLVFDYLPSAYENGSADPIAREKMADASCLAGMAFANAFLGINHSMAHKLGAFHHIAHGLANAIILTRVMRYNAVDVPTKMGTFPQYEYPKAKERYVEAAKYCGVTGKNDDEIFENFINKIEELKKFIGVKETIALYGVEEKYFLDTLDEMSEQAFNDQCTPANPRYPLISEIKELYLDAYYGR; this comes from the coding sequence ATGGCAGATAAGAATTTTATTGTAGATGATATAGACAAATTAAGTGTTAAGATGAAAGAGCTTAGAGAAGCGCAGAGAGAATTTGCGACATATTCTCAGGAGCAGGTGGATAAAATATTCTATGAGGTAGCTATGGCTGTAAATAAGGCAAGATTTGAGCTTGCAAAAATGGCGGTGGAAGAGACCGGAATGGGAGTTTTAGAGGATAAGGTTATCAAGAATCATTATGCAGCGGAGTATATTTACAATGCATACAAGGATACTAAAACATGTGGAGTAATTGAAGAAGATAAAATATTTGGAATAAAGAAAATAGCAGAGCCTATAGGTGTTATAGCTGCAGTGATTCCAACAACAAATCCTACGTCTACAGCTATATTTAAAATACTTTTGGCACTTAAGACAAGAAATGCCATTATAATAAGTCCACATCCAAAGGCAAAAGATTGCACAAACTATACTGCTAAATTAATGTTGGAAAAGGCGGTGGAAGCCGGTGCACCAAAGGGTATAATCGGCTGGATAGATGTACCTTCACTTGAACTGACAAATGAAGTAATGCATGAGGCAGATATAATTCTTGCTACAGGCGGTCCGGGAATGGTTAAGTCAGCTTATTCATCAGGAAAACCGGCCATAGGTGTAGGTGCGGGAAATACACCGGTTATTATTGATGAAACAGCAGATATAAAGATGGCAGTAAACTCAATAATTCATTCAAAGACATTTGACAATGGAATGATATGTGCTTCAGAGCAGTCAGTTACCGTAATGGAGAGTGTATATAGTGAAGTGAAAAAGGAGTTTGCATGCAGAGGTTGCTATTTCTTAAAGAAAGATGAAATAGATAAAGTAAGAAAGACTATTATTGTAGGCGGCTCATTAAATGCAAAGATAGTTGGGCAGTCTGCATTTAAGATTGCAGAAATGGCAGGAGTTAAAGTACCTGAAAACACAAAGATATTGATAGGAGAGGTTGAGTCTGTTGATATAAGTGAGGAGTTTGCTCATGAAAAACTTTCACCTGTACTTGCAATGTATAAGGCAAAAACTTTTGATGAAGCTATAGCTAAGGCGGAAAGACTTGTTGCAGACGGAGGTTATGGACATACATCAGCTATTTATATAGATGTAAATCAAAAAGAAAAGCTTGCTATTCATGAAAGTGCAATGAAGACTTGCAGAATACTTGTAAATACTCCTGCAGCTCATGGCGGTATAGGTGATTTGTACAACTTCAAACTTGCACCTTCACTTACTTTAGGTTGCGGTTCATGGGGAGGGAACTCGGTTTCAGAGAATGTAGGTGTAAAGCATCTTGTTAACATAAAAACTGTAGCACAAAGGAGAGAGAATATGTTATGGCTTAGAACTCCTGAAAAGGTATACTTTAAGAGAGGATGCCTGCCTGTAGCACTTGATGAGCTTGGAAGTGTAATGCATAAGAAGAGAGCATTTATAGTAACAGATACATTCCTTTATAAGAATGGATATACAGAGGTTATTACAAAGAAGCTTGATGAGATGGGTATAAGACATGCATGCTTTTATGATGTAACACCGGATCCTACACTTCAATGTGCAAGAGAGGGTGTAAAGGCAATGACATCATTTGAGCCGGATGTGATAATTGCACTTGGTGGAGGTTCAGCTATGGACGCCGCAAAGATAATGTGGGTTATGTATGAGCATCCTGAAGTTAACTTTGAAGACATGGCAATGGACTTTATGGACATCAGAAAGAGAGTATATAAATTCCCTAAGATGGGTGAGAAGGCATACTTTGTTGCAGTTCCTACATCATCAGGTACAGGTAGTGAAGTTACTCCATTTGCTATTATTACAGATGCAGATACAGGAATAAAGTGGCCTATAGCAGACTATGAAATTCTTCCAAACATGGCTATAGTTGATGTTGACAATATGATGGATCAGCCTAAGGGACTTACAGCCGCATCAGGAATTGATGTACTTACACATGCTCTTGAGGCATATGTATCAATAATGGCTACAGATTATACAGACGGACTTGCGCTAAGAGCAATGAAGCTGGTATTTGACTACTTACCTTCAGCATATGAGAACGGAAGTGCGGATCCTATTGCAAGAGAGAAGATGGCGGATGCTTCATGCCTTGCAGGTATGGCTTTTGCAAATGCATTCCTTGGTATAAACCATTCAATGGCACATAAGCTTGGTGCATTCCACCATATAGCACATGGTCTTGCAAATGCGATTATACTTACAAGAGTAATGAGATATAATGCAGTAGATGTACCTACAAAGATGGGAACATTCCCACAGTATGAGTATCCTAAGGCAAAAGAAAGATATGTAGAGGCTGCTAAATACTGTGGAGTAACAGGAAAAAATGATGATGAGATATTTGAAAACTTTATAAATAAAATAGAGGAATTAAAGAAGTTCATCGGAGTAAAAGAGACTATAGCACTTTATGGTGTAGAGGAAAAATACTTCTTAGACACATTGGACGAGATGAGTGAGCAGGCATTTAATGATCAATGTACTCCGGCAAATCCAAGATATCCATTGATAAGTGAGATAAAAGAACTGTATCTGGATGCTTATTATGGTAGATAA
- a CDS encoding type II toxin-antitoxin system prevent-host-death family antitoxin gives MPIIKSSTDLRNSYNDISTFCHNTNEPIFITKNGRGDLAVMSIDLYNKLTSKYELYKLLEQSEDDFSNGHTLSFEESMKHLREELNDGIL, from the coding sequence ATGCCGATAATTAAATCAAGTACAGACTTACGTAACAGCTACAATGATATATCCACATTTTGTCATAACACAAATGAGCCTATATTTATTACCAAAAACGGTCGAGGTGACTTAGCCGTTATGAGCATTGACTTATATAATAAATTAACAAGTAAATATGAACTATACAAGCTTTTGGAACAAAGCGAAGATGACTTTTCAAACGGTCATACATTAAGTTTTGAGGAGTCAATGAAACATCTACGAGAGGAATTAAATGATGGAATATTATAA
- a CDS encoding sugar kinase, whose protein sequence is MAKIVTMGEIMLRLSTPNNEKFIQADEFDINYGGGEANVAVSLANYGHEADFVSALPKNPIGDAAIATLRKYNVGTKHISRSGERVGIYFLETGSAMRASNVVYDRAHSSISTAKVDEFDFDEIFKDADWFHFTGITPAVSDSAAELTEAALKAAKKAGVRVSVDLNFRKKLWSSEKAKRIMTNLMQYVDVCIGNEEDAEKVLGFKPGNTDVTAGELELNGYVDIFNQMCDQFKFKYVISSLRESFSASNNDWSACIMDGSTREFYCSKKYHVTPIVDRVGGGDSFAAGVICGLCDKKDFKSSLEFAVAASALKHTIPGDFNLVTREDVESLAGGDGSGRVQR, encoded by the coding sequence ATGGCAAAGATAGTTACAATGGGAGAGATAATGCTTAGATTATCAACTCCCAATAATGAGAAGTTTATTCAGGCAGATGAGTTTGATATCAACTATGGTGGTGGTGAGGCAAATGTTGCCGTTTCACTTGCAAATTATGGTCATGAAGCAGATTTTGTAAGTGCATTACCAAAGAATCCTATAGGTGATGCGGCTATCGCAACACTTCGTAAGTATAATGTAGGAACAAAGCATATATCAAGAAGCGGTGAGAGAGTTGGTATTTATTTCCTTGAAACAGGTTCAGCTATGAGAGCTTCAAATGTAGTATATGACAGAGCTCACTCTTCTATTTCTACAGCTAAGGTTGATGAGTTTGATTTTGATGAGATCTTCAAAGATGCAGATTGGTTCCATTTTACAGGTATTACGCCGGCAGTTTCAGATTCTGCCGCAGAGCTTACAGAAGCTGCTCTTAAGGCTGCCAAGAAGGCAGGAGTTAGAGTATCTGTAGACCTTAACTTCAGAAAGAAACTCTGGTCATCAGAGAAAGCAAAAAGAATAATGACAAATCTTATGCAGTATGTGGATGTATGTATCGGTAATGAAGAGGATGCTGAGAAGGTTCTTGGATTTAAACCGGGTAATACAGATGTTACAGCAGGAGAGCTTGAGCTTAACGGATATGTGGATATATTCAATCAGATGTGTGATCAGTTTAAATTTAAGTATGTGATAAGCTCACTTCGTGAGAGCTTCTCAGCTTCAAACAATGATTGGTCAGCATGTATTATGGATGGAAGTACAAGAGAGTTCTATTGCTCAAAGAAATACCATGTAACTCCGATTGTTGACAGAGTAGGTGGCGGTGATTCATTTGCCGCAGGTGTTATCTGCGGACTTTGTGATAAGAAAGACTTTAAGTCGTCGCTTGAATTTGCTGTAGCGGCTTCAGCACTTAAGCATACAATACCGGGAGATTTTAACCTCGTAACAAGAGAAGATGTTGAGAGCCTTGCAGGCGGAGACGGTTCCGGTAGAGTGCAGAGATAA
- a CDS encoding bifunctional 2-keto-4-hydroxyglutarate aldolase/2-keto-3-deoxy-6-phosphogluconate aldolase: MRKEQVLTRMKEECLVAVVRAKNKEQGEKVIDAIITGGINFIEITMTMDEGNPVEFIQLMSEKYRNNDKVVIGAGTVLDPETARAVILAGANYVVSPGLNVETIKLCNRYRVPMLPGVMSPTEAITALEAGCDIIKVFPGNVVGPGAISSFKGPLPQGDFMPSGGVDVDNVDKWLKAGACAVGTGSSLTKGAATGDFEAVTAKAREFVEAVALARK, from the coding sequence ATGAGAAAAGAGCAGGTTCTTACAAGAATGAAAGAAGAGTGTTTGGTAGCTGTTGTTCGTGCAAAGAACAAGGAGCAGGGTGAGAAGGTTATAGATGCTATCATTACAGGTGGTATCAACTTCATTGAGATCACTATGACTATGGACGAGGGAAATCCTGTAGAATTTATACAGCTTATGTCAGAGAAATATAGAAATAATGACAAGGTGGTTATAGGTGCGGGTACAGTACTTGATCCTGAAACAGCCAGAGCGGTAATTTTGGCAGGTGCAAATTATGTGGTAAGTCCGGGACTTAATGTAGAGACAATCAAGCTATGCAACAGGTACAGAGTACCTATGCTACCGGGTGTTATGTCACCTACAGAGGCTATCACAGCTCTTGAAGCAGGATGCGATATCATAAAGGTATTTCCGGGAAATGTAGTGGGACCGGGTGCGATCAGCTCATTTAAGGGACCTCTTCCACAGGGTGATTTCATGCCTAGTGGTGGTGTGGATGTTGACAATGTAGATAAGTGGCTAAAGGCCGGAGCATGTGCTGTAGGTACAGGCTCATCTCTTACAAAGGGTGCAGCTACAGGTGATTTTGAAGCAGTAACAGCTAAAGCAAGAGAGTTTGTAGAGGCAGTGGCTTTAGCTAGAAAATAA
- a CDS encoding IclR family transcriptional regulator has protein sequence MKINRTTERSIQILELISKSNEGLEMDEICERLSIPRTSCYDILVTLVHMGMLEVNIGVKRSYKIGLNAYRIGMSYTNNRNISEIISPALKELSKELQKTCFFGVLEGNKIVYISKFEPENPIITTATIGTKNPVYNTSLGKAILSTMSEEKIRVLTADIDFKPVTRFTITDRDIFIKNIEVVKSRGFALDERELEEHMECVGVPIFDEKRECIGAISASSLYRKDEDYMALGDILKKRALEISKSLGFMP, from the coding sequence ATGAAAATAAATCGTACTACAGAAAGAAGTATTCAAATACTTGAACTTATATCAAAATCAAATGAAGGTTTGGAAATGGATGAAATCTGTGAGAGATTGTCCATACCAAGAACCAGTTGCTATGATATATTGGTTACATTAGTGCATATGGGAATGCTTGAGGTAAATATAGGAGTAAAAAGGAGCTATAAAATAGGTTTAAATGCCTATAGGATAGGTATGAGCTACACAAATAATAGAAATATATCAGAAATTATATCTCCTGCACTGAAGGAACTCTCAAAGGAACTTCAAAAAACTTGTTTTTTTGGAGTACTTGAGGGCAATAAGATAGTATATATATCAAAATTTGAGCCGGAAAACCCTATAATAACAACAGCAACAATAGGTACAAAAAATCCGGTGTATAATACCTCACTTGGCAAGGCGATACTAAGCACTATGAGTGAAGAAAAAATAAGAGTATTGACAGCAGATATAGACTTTAAGCCGGTAACAAGGTTTACTATTACAGATAGGGATATATTTATTAAAAATATTGAAGTGGTAAAGTCAAGGGGATTTGCATTGGATGAGAGAGAGCTTGAAGAACATATGGAATGTGTGGGAGTGCCGATATTTGATGAGAAAAGGGAATGTATAGGTGCTATTTCAGCATCAAGTCTTTATAGAAAGGATGAGGATTATATGGCACTTGGAGATATTTTGAAAAAGAGAGCATTGGAAATATCAAAATCTTTAGGATTTATGCCTTGA
- the uxaC gene encoding glucuronate isomerase, whose product MKNFMDQDFLLDTETAKHLYHDYAEKMPIVDYHCHINPQEIYEDKKFDNITQVWLGGDHYKWRQIRSNGVDENLITGNAPDREKFNAWAATMPKLIGNPLYHWSHLELKKYFDFHGHLCTDSADEVWNLTKEKLSTDSMSVRNIIRNSNVKVICTTDDPIDSLEWHIKLKETKDLGFSVLPAWRPDRATNIEKDDFIEYISKLSETSGIAIKDFSTLKDALVNRLEFFDNNGCSVSDHGVDYVFYAPADIDTIDTILKKRLSKEKLSLTEQHQYKTALLLALGREYHRLNWVMQLHFGCKRNNNTAMFNKVGADTGFDAISGYAPADQLADFLNALNISNELPKTILYSLNPNDDAAIGTIIGCFQDSTIAGKIQQGSAWWFNDHYEGMRAQMKSLAALGCLGNFNGMLTDSRSFLSYTRHEYFRRILCQLIGEWVESGQYPNDEKALKELVENISYYNTVKYFGFDIK is encoded by the coding sequence ATGAAGAATTTTATGGATCAGGATTTCCTGCTTGATACAGAAACAGCAAAACATCTCTATCACGATTACGCAGAAAAGATGCCGATAGTAGACTATCACTGTCATATAAATCCACAGGAAATATATGAAGATAAAAAATTTGATAATATAACTCAAGTATGGCTTGGAGGGGATCACTATAAATGGCGTCAGATAAGGTCAAATGGTGTAGATGAAAATCTTATAACCGGAAATGCACCTGACAGAGAAAAATTTAATGCCTGGGCAGCTACTATGCCTAAACTTATAGGAAACCCTCTGTATCACTGGTCACATTTAGAGCTAAAAAAATATTTTGACTTCCATGGTCATCTATGTACAGATAGTGCAGATGAAGTTTGGAATCTTACAAAGGAAAAACTTTCCACTGACAGCATGAGTGTAAGAAATATAATTAGAAACTCAAATGTAAAGGTTATTTGTACCACTGATGATCCAATAGACTCTCTTGAATGGCATATAAAGCTTAAAGAGACCAAAGATCTTGGTTTTAGTGTACTTCCTGCTTGGAGACCTGACAGAGCTACAAATATTGAAAAAGATGATTTTATAGAGTATATCTCAAAACTATCAGAAACAAGCGGTATAGCTATCAAGGATTTCTCAACTTTAAAGGACGCTTTAGTAAATCGGCTTGAATTCTTTGATAATAATGGCTGTTCAGTATCAGACCATGGTGTTGATTATGTATTCTATGCACCTGCTGACATTGATACTATTGATACTATCCTAAAGAAAAGACTTTCCAAAGAAAAACTGAGCCTTACAGAGCAACATCAATATAAGACTGCATTATTACTCGCTCTTGGTAGAGAATATCACCGACTAAACTGGGTAATGCAGCTTCATTTTGGCTGTAAGAGAAATAATAACACAGCAATGTTTAACAAAGTTGGAGCTGATACAGGCTTTGATGCTATTAGTGGATATGCTCCGGCAGATCAGCTAGCCGACTTTTTAAATGCTCTAAATATAAGTAATGAACTTCCAAAAACCATACTATATTCATTGAATCCAAATGATGATGCCGCTATAGGAACAATTATAGGTTGCTTCCAAGATTCAACCATTGCCGGTAAAATTCAACAAGGCTCCGCATGGTGGTTCAATGATCATTATGAGGGCATGAGAGCTCAAATGAAATCTTTAGCTGCACTTGGCTGCCTAGGTAATTTTAATGGTATGCTTACAGATTCACGCTCTTTCCTATCTTATACAAGACATGAGTATTTTAGACGAATACTTTGTCAACTTATAGGCGAGTGGGTTGAAAGCGGACAATATCCAAATGATGAAAAGGCTCTAAAAGAACTTGTGGAGAATATCTCATATTATAATACGGTCAAATACTTCGGATTTGATATAAAATAA